The Gemmatimonas aurantiaca T-27 DNA segment AAGGGACTGCCGCTGGCGAACACCGCTCGGCCATCTGTTGCGCTGTACGCCTCACGTGCCGTGCACTCCGCCTTCGACGTGGGGTTGGACAACGCCATGATGATCGGCCGCGGATGGTTTGCCGCCATCGCCGTGAGCACCCCTGGCGTGAAAGTGCCGGGCTGACCAGACACCCCGATGAGTGCATGCGGCTTGAGCTGTTCAACGGCCTCCTGCAACGAAGCCACCGCATCATACTCGTGCGCGAACCGACGTTTGTGCTCTGCCAGATCTGTACGGGACGCGACGACCAGCCCGCGCGAATCCATGAACCAGCACCGCTGACGGGCTTCGAGTTCGGTCAGTCCTTCGGCGATCATCTCCTGCACGACCAGATCACCAATGCCGATACCGGCTTCGCCTGCGCCAAGGAACATCAGACGCATGTCGCGTAGCGGCACACCCGTGAGTTTGGCCGCCGACAGCAGTCCCCCCAGTGTCACCGATGCGGTGCCCTGGATGTCGTCGTTGAATGTGCAGGTCCGATCGCGCCACTTCTCGAGCAATGTGAACGCGTTGTGATTGCCGAAGTCTTCGAACTGCAGGCAGGCAAGCGGGAAACGTTCCTTCACGGCCTCCACGAATTCGTCGAGCAACGCGTCATACTCTTCGCCACGCATGCGCGGATCACGCACTCCCATGTAGGCCGCGCTCTCACGGAGTGCCGTGTTGTCCGTGCCGACATCGATGGTGATGGGCAGACACTGATGCGGCGACACACCAGCACACGCCGTATACAGCGTGAGCTTGCCGATGGGGATGCCCATGCCGTTGGCGCCCAGATCACCCAGACCGAGAATACGTTCCCCATCGGTCACCACGATCATGCGCACGTCATCGTGTGGCCAGTTGGCCAGTACATCGCGCACCCGCCCACGATCTTCCGACGTGACATACAGACCGCGGCTCCGGCGGAAGATCCGACCGAACTCTTCACACGCCTGCCCCACCGTAGGGGTGTACAACACCGGCAGGAACTCCTCGAGATTGTCCATCACGAGGCGGTAAAACAGCGTGACGTTGCGATCGTGCAGCGCGACCAGATACGCGTACTGATCGATCGGTGTGGGGCGCGCTCTCACGCCAGGCAGGATGCGCTCGAGCTGCTCATCCTGGGTCATCACGCGCGGCGGCAGCAGCCCGCGCAATCCGAACGCATCGCGCTCCGCGGCCGAGAACGCCGTTCCCTTGTTGAGGACGGGATCGTTCAGCAGCGTGGCGCCGCGTTTCGGTTGTAGTGGTGCAGTCACGACCTCTCCAGATGTCTCAGAGCCGCGCCAGGGCCCACCCAGGCGCGATGGTCAACACAGCCGTGGCCAACAGGCAGAGCACACCCGCCACGCGGGCCAGTGCCTGTCCGTTGCCAGTCGTTCGAGCCCCTTCGCCGGCGCTCATGAACATCCGCTGGATGACACGCAGATAGAAATACAGTCCGAGGAAGCTGCCGATCAGGCCGAGCACAGCGTAGGCGCTGTATCCGGCGGCAACCACCGATCGAAAGATAAGGAACTTGGCCGTGAATCCGGGAAGGGGCGGCAGCCCCGCGAGCGACAACATTGCCACAGCAATGAGAGAAGCCGCCAGCGGATCCCGGTGGAACAGCCCGTCCAGACGGTCCATCCGGTCGCGCTCCTCGTCGGTCGCGGCCGTGGGCATCATCGCAAAGGCCAGCAAATTGGCCGCCGCGTACACCACCACATAAAACGTGATGGCCTCGAGACGCCCGGCCGACGATCCCAGCATCGCATAGAACAGGTAGCCGGCATGGGCGATCGATGAATACGCAATCATCCGTCGGAAGTTTTGCTGACGGATGGCCGCGATATTGCCCCACACGATCGACACCAGCGGCAGTACGGCCACGATGCCCACGAGCGGGCCGGTCAACTCGGCACCGTCGAACAACCGCCACGCCACCAACATCACACCGCCCTTCGACAGCGTGGCCATAAAGGCCGTGACGGGAATGCTCGCCCCTTCGTAGGTATCCGGCGCCCAGGCATGGAACGGCACCACGGCCCCCTTGAGAAACAGGGCCGACACCACGAGCACGACCGCGGTGCGGGTGAGCGGATCACTTGCCGTCACCGATTGTGCAAACGCCGTCATCGACAGCGAGCCGGTCTCCCCGTAGATGAGGGAAAGACCCATCAGGAACATCGCCGACGCGGCCCCGCTCAACACGAGATACTTGAGCGCCGACTCCGCCGACTGCGGCCGACGGAATGCCAGCACGATCAGTGCATACACGGGGATCGACATCAGTTCGAGCCCGAGGAACAGCACCAGTGCACTGGCCGCCGACGGCAACAGGCTCATGCCATACAGCGACGACAGCAGCAGAATGGAGAACTCCCCGTCTTCGAACTCCGTGCGCGACATGAGCAGCACCGGCACCGCCAACAGCAGCAACATGCCCTTGGTCATGAGCACCGGTGGCGTCACGACAAACTGACCGGGGAACGGTTCCAGCGTGGTGCCACCGGCTCCCAGCCAGAAAGCCGCCGCAGCGGCGGCGAGCACCGACATCACCGCCACCGGCAGGGCAAGCGTGCGCCCCTGCCGCAACAACACCGTGATGATGGCCGCCACGATGCCGCCAAGCAGCAGATGCTCGGGCAACATACCCAGCAGCGCGTCATTAGTTGGCATGCGCACCCACCTGCGTGGAGGTCATGCGCGACTGGAACGCCTTGGCGGCCAATTCGGTCTTTTGCAACGCACCGTCGGGGAACAGGCCGAGCGCAAAGATGGACACCATCAGAATGGCGAGGATGCTGCGTTCACGCAGCGACAGATCGTTGAGCGGCGCGTGAGGTGCCTTGGCAGGTCCGAAGAGGAACGTCAGGGCAAATCGCAGCATGTAGAGCGCACCCAGCACCACGCCGGTCACGGCTACCACCGCCAGAATCAGCGGCAACTGATTGCCATCGAGATGCTGTGGCCAGGCTGCATTGAACGCGCCCAGCAGCACCATGAATTCGCCGGTGAATCCACTCGTGGTTGGTAGTCCTACCGATGCCAGCGTGAAAACGATGAAGAACATCGCATACACCGGGATCTGCCGCGCCAGTCCGCCGTACGCCGACAGCTCACGCGTGTGGCACCGCTCATACACCATGCCCACCAGGAGGAAGAGTCCAGCCGCCACCAGGCCATGACTCACCATCTGGATGATGGCCCCCTGAATGCCTGCCAGATCGAGACTCAGCAACCCCAGCATGACATAGCCCAGGTGACTGATCGACGAGTAGGCGATGATCTTCTTGATATCCGTCTGCACCAGCGCGAGACATGCGCCGTACACGATGCTCACCACCGACAGCGTCATCAGCATCGGCGTGAACACACGGGTCGCATCGGGGAACAGCGGAAAGCCCAGCTTGATGAAGCCGTAGGTACCCATCTTGAGCAGCACACCAGCCAGAATCACCGACCCCGGCGTGGGCGCTTCCACGTGCGCATCGGGCAACCAGGTGTGCAGCGGCACCATCGGTACCTTGATCGCAAACGACAGGGCAAACGCCGCCAGCAACGTGATCTGCACATCGAGCGGCAACTGCGCCTGCATCAGGTCGGTGAAGGCAAACGAAGCCACACCGCCCGCATTCTGCAGTGACTGCACCAGGTAGATCAGGGCCGCCAGCATGAGAATGCTGCCAAACGCCGTGTACAACACGAACTTGATGGTCGCGTAGCTGCGCCGCGCGCCGCCCCAGATGCCGATGATGAGGAACATCGGAATCAGCATCGCTTCCCAGAACACATAGAACAGGAAGAGATCCTGGGCGAGAAAGGCGCCCATCATGGCGAACTGCAGCAACAGCACCATGACATGGAACATCGTGACATCGCGCTCAATGGCCGTCCACGCGCCGAGCACGACCAAGGGACCAAGAAAGCCCGTCAGCAGCACCAACAGCACGTTGAGTCCGTCCATGCCGATGGCGTATGACACCCCCCACTCAGCGATCCACGGCACCGTGGTGGCGAACTGCAACCCGCTCACCGTGCTATCGAAATGGGTATACAGCGCCACGGTCATCAAGAACTGCACGGTCATCACACCCACCGTGACCATGCGCACGGCCGGTGCGTTGCCACGGGGCAACGCCAGTAGTGCACCGGCCCCAAGTAACGGCAGGAACAGCACCCAGTTCAGGAGCATCGCATCAGACATGGCGCCAGCTCCAGAGCACAACGCCGACCAGTCCGACCACCACCATCAGGCCGTAGAGATGCAGGCTGCCTGTCTGGACTCGGGCAAACAAAGCCGCGGTTCGATGGGCCATGGCGCCCAATCCATTCAGCGTACCGTCCAGCAGCATGCGGTCGCCGCCCTTGAGCAGCACGTTCTCCGAAATCCACACCAGTGGACGTCCGAGTGCCCGATCATAGAGTTCGTCGACGAAGTACTTGCCGCTCAGCAGCGCATGCAGGGGCGCGAAGGTCCGGGCAATGCTCTCCGGGCGTGACGCGGGGCCACTGTAGAGGAACACCGCCAATCCGACACCACCAAAGGCCAGGGCCACCGAGACATACAACAGCGTGTGCTCATAGTGTTCGAGCGCTGGCACGACCTGCGGCAATGGCAGTTGGGGCTCGAGGAAATGTGGCACGCCGATGTAGCCGCCCACGACAGAGAGTACGGCCAGCACGCCGAGCACACCCGTCATCGACAAGGGCGACTCGTGCACATGGTGCTCCACTTCATGGCTCATGCGCGATGCGCCAAAGAAGGTGAGCCACAACAACCGTGTCATGTAAAAGGCGGTCATCAACGCGGTCAGCGCCGCGAGCCCCCACATCCATGCGGCTCCACCAGAGGCGCTGGAGAAGGCGTACCATAGGATCTCGTCCTTCGAGAAGAA contains these protein-coding regions:
- a CDS encoding NAD-dependent malic enzyme; the protein is MTAPLQPKRGATLLNDPVLNKGTAFSAAERDAFGLRGLLPPRVMTQDEQLERILPGVRARPTPIDQYAYLVALHDRNVTLFYRLVMDNLEEFLPVLYTPTVGQACEEFGRIFRRSRGLYVTSEDRGRVRDVLANWPHDDVRMIVVTDGERILGLGDLGANGMGIPIGKLTLYTACAGVSPHQCLPITIDVGTDNTALRESAAYMGVRDPRMRGEEYDALLDEFVEAVKERFPLACLQFEDFGNHNAFTLLEKWRDRTCTFNDDIQGTASVTLGGLLSAAKLTGVPLRDMRLMFLGAGEAGIGIGDLVVQEMIAEGLTELEARQRCWFMDSRGLVVASRTDLAEHKRRFAHEYDAVASLQEAVEQLKPHALIGVSGQPGTFTPGVLTAMAANHPRPIIMALSNPTSKAECTAREAYSATDGRAVFASGSPFAPVTYKERTHVPGQGNNAYIFPGVGLGVIVSESSRVTDEMFAAAARTLAGLVTPEDLAMGRIYPSLTRIREVSRAIAIEVAKIAFDRGLARTARPDDLAAAVSAAMYEPVYQSLI
- a CDS encoding NADH-quinone oxidoreductase subunit N; this encodes MPTNDALLGMLPEHLLLGGIVAAIITVLLRQGRTLALPVAVMSVLAAAAAAFWLGAGGTTLEPFPGQFVVTPPVLMTKGMLLLLAVPVLLMSRTEFEDGEFSILLLSSLYGMSLLPSAASALVLFLGLELMSIPVYALIVLAFRRPQSAESALKYLVLSGAASAMFLMGLSLIYGETGSLSMTAFAQSVTASDPLTRTAVVLVVSALFLKGAVVPFHAWAPDTYEGASIPVTAFMATLSKGGVMLVAWRLFDGAELTGPLVGIVAVLPLVSIVWGNIAAIRQQNFRRMIAYSSIAHAGYLFYAMLGSSAGRLEAITFYVVVYAAANLLAFAMMPTAATDEERDRMDRLDGLFHRDPLAASLIAVAMLSLAGLPPLPGFTAKFLIFRSVVAAGYSAYAVLGLIGSFLGLYFYLRVIQRMFMSAGEGARTTGNGQALARVAGVLCLLATAVLTIAPGWALARL
- a CDS encoding complex I subunit 4 family protein, translated to MSDAMLLNWVLFLPLLGAGALLALPRGNAPAVRMVTVGVMTVQFLMTVALYTHFDSTVSGLQFATTVPWIAEWGVSYAIGMDGLNVLLVLLTGFLGPLVVLGAWTAIERDVTMFHVMVLLLQFAMMGAFLAQDLFLFYVFWEAMLIPMFLIIGIWGGARRSYATIKFVLYTAFGSILMLAALIYLVQSLQNAGGVASFAFTDLMQAQLPLDVQITLLAAFALSFAIKVPMVPLHTWLPDAHVEAPTPGSVILAGVLLKMGTYGFIKLGFPLFPDATRVFTPMLMTLSVVSIVYGACLALVQTDIKKIIAYSSISHLGYVMLGLLSLDLAGIQGAIIQMVSHGLVAAGLFLLVGMVYERCHTRELSAYGGLARQIPVYAMFFIVFTLASVGLPTTSGFTGEFMVLLGAFNAAWPQHLDGNQLPLILAVVAVTGVVLGALYMLRFALTFLFGPAKAPHAPLNDLSLRERSILAILMVSIFALGLFPDGALQKTELAAKAFQSRMTSTQVGAHAN